The Pseudoxanthomonas sp. SL93 genome segment GGGCCATGCGCCGGTGGCGCGGTCACGCACGCGCGCGGAATACGCGGTCGAGGTGCTGGCCATCTACCACCGCGATGGCCCGGCCGCGGCACGCCAGGCACGCGCTGCGCGGCCCGATGCGGACAGGCGACTGCTGCTGATGCACGCGCTGGTGGCAGGCATGCAGGGACGCCTCGGCGATGCCTGGCGCCTGCAGCGGCTGGCGCACGGGTGAGCGCACCGCGCTGCGCTGCGCGCGCTACGGTGCGCCGCAGGTGCTCTCGTTGACGATGCGGGCGACGCGCTCGTACTCGGCGCGGTGCTTGTCGAGGTTCTCGGGGCGCGAGAAGCGGAAGGCCACCTCGGTTTCGTCGCGGCGCTTCTTCCAGGCATCGCACAGCGCGCCATCGGCGACGCGCGCGCAGGTGTCCTTCACCACTTCGCAGGCCTGGCCCGCGCCGGCCTGCGGATTGCCATCCAGGCCGACGGTGCGCAGCGGCACGCAGCGCGACGCGGGAACACTGTCCTCGGTGACGAACGTGTCCTTGTCATGGGTGGTGCACTGGTAGACCACCGGCGGCGGCAGGCGCGGCGCATCGGGATCGCGCGCGGGCAGGGTGGGCAGGGCGGTGGCGGCGGCCGCCGGCGCGGCCGGTGCACGCGGTGCGCTGGCGGCGGGCGCAGCCGTGGGTGTGCTGGCGGGCGACGGCGACATCGGCACGGTGGTGATGCCCTGCATGGTCCGCTTTTCCTGCTTCTGGTCCTTCGGGCAGGGCATGTTCTGCACGGTCAGGCTGCCGGCGGCATCGGTGCAGCGGTAGAACACGACTTCCGCGGCCGCGGCGTGGCCGGCAACGGCCAGCAGCAGGCAGAGGGAGCGCGCGCGCCAGGGGGACAGGGTGCTACGGATGTTCATCGGGTTCCACAATCATCGGCCATGCGCGCATCGATGCCGCGCTGTTCCAAGTCTATCCTGTCGCGCTCGCTGGGCATCGCGCTGTGGTAGCGCCGCAGGATCTCGTAGCGGCGGTCGGACAGCCGCGCGCAGACTTCCTGCTGCGGCAGGGCGTGGCATTCATCGCGCACCCATGCGCCACCGGCCGGCACCACGCCGGCCACGGGCGACGGCGGCGGTGGGCGCACCAGCGGCGGCGTGGGCGGCACGCGGATCGGGCCGCCGCCACTGGTGATGGACAGGTGGCCGTTGCCGATGCCGGCCGTGCCCGACACGCTGGCGCCGCCACCGCGCCAGCCGCCGTAGCCGTAGGCAGGCACCCAGTACGGCACCCAGCGCGGATTGCCGTCGCCGTTGTCGCTGGTGTACGCGTCGCCGTCGGGGGTGACGCATTCGTACATGGGCCGCGGTGGCGAGCGGTAGACCACGCGTTCCTTCACCGTGGGTGCGGACGCGGGTGCCGGTGCGGCGGTGACGGCCGCGGCAGGCAGGGGCGCGGGATCGCGTGGACGCTGCATCGAACGCACTTCCTGCCGTTCGCCTTTCCGGCAGGGCGAATCGCGCAGGGCCACCGCGCCGTCTGCACCGATGCAGCGGTAGATGGTGACCGCCGCGGGCGCATCGGTGGCCGGCGCCTGTGCCGCATGGGCGGGAAGGGCCAGGCACAGCGACACGGCAAGGACAACGTGCGGGCGGAGGCGCGACATGCGCGGATAGTGCGCCGTGGTGCGGGTGATGGAAAGTCCGGCGCGTTCAGCGCCGCGGAATCACTCGCGCAGTGCCTGGCCGGTGAGCGCGTCGCGGATGGGCGTGGGCCGCGACAGCCCGCCGGTCGCACCGGCCACCACGGCGTCCACCCGTTCCAGCATCACCGGGTCCAGCGCGTCGCGGCTGCTGACGGCGGGCTGGCCGCTGAGGTTGGCACTGGTGGAGACCAGTGCGCCGCCAAAGGCGTTGCACAGGCTGACGACGACCGGATGCTGGCTGACGCGCACGGCGATGCTGGCGTGCCGGCCGGTGATCCAGCGCGGCGCCTGGCTGCTGGCCGGCATGGTCCACGTATGCGGCCCGGGCCAGCTGGCCAGGACCTCGGTCAGGCGATCTGTCGGCAGCGCGGTGACATCGATCAGCGGCCGCAGCTGGTCGAGCGTGGCGGCGATCAGGATCAGGCCTTTTTCCACCGGCCGCTGCTTGATGGCCAGCAGCCGGTGCACTGCGCCTTCATCGAAGGGATCGCACCCCAGCCCCCAGACCGCTTCGGTCGGGTAGGCGATGATGCCGCCGCTGCGCACGACTTCGGCGGCTTCCTCGATGGTCCGTTCGATGGGCATGCGCGCGATTCCAGTGCGAAGTGAAGAGACGGGTCCGAGGCTCAGAAGGGCGCGTCGTCCCCGGCGCCGGCGGCCACGGTCTTCTTCGCTGCCGTTTTCTTGGTGGCCTTCTTGGCGGCGGTTTTCTTGGTCGCGGCCTTCTTGGCGGCCTTCTTGGCCGGCGCCTTCTTCGCGGCCGCCTTCTTGGTGGCGGCCTTCTTCGGCGCGGCTTCCTTCTTCACCGCGGTCTTCTTGGCGGCGGCCTTCTTGGCACCGAAGCCGCGACGCACGGGCTTGCCGGTTTCCTCCAGCAGCTTCTGCACTTCTTCCAGCGTCAGCGAGGCGGGCTCGCGGTCCTTCGGGATCTTGCCGTTGAGCTTGCCGTCGCTGATGTACGGGCCGAAGCGGCCGTTCAGCACCTGGATGTCGCTGCCGTCGAATTCCTTGATGATGCGGTTGCGCGCGATCTCTTCCTTCTCTTCGATCAGGAACACCGCGCGTGCCAGGTCGATGGTGTACGGGTCGTCTTCCTTCTTCAGCGACGCGTACACGCTGCCACGCTTGGCGAACGGACCGAAGCGGCCGATGCCCACGCTGACTTCCTCCTCCTTGTCCAGGCCCAGCTTGCGCGGCAGCTTGAACAGTTCCAGCGAATCTTCCAGCGTGATGGTGTGCATGGACTGGCCGGGGCGCAGCGAGGCGAACTCCAGCTTCTCGTCGGTGTCCTTGTCGCCGATCTGCGCGTACGGCCCGTAGCGGCCCAGGCGCACGCTGACCGGCTTGCCGGACTTGGGGTCGGTGCCGAGTTCGCGCGCGCCGGTGGCTTCGCTGCGGTCGACGGATTCCTTCTTCTCTTCGATGAGCTCCTTGAACGGGCCCCAGAAGCGTTCCATCAACGGCAGCCAGTCCTCTTCGCCGCGCGAGACGGCATCGAGTTCGTCCTCCAGCTTGGCGGTGAAGTCGTAGTCGACGTACTGGGTGAAGTGTCCGGACAGGAACTTGGACACGGCGCGGCCGACGTCGCTGGGCTTGAAGGCGCGGCCTTCCATTTCCACGTACTTGCGGAACTGCAGCGTCTGGATGATGGAGGCGTAGGTGGACGGACGGCCGATGCCGTATTCCTCCAGCGCCTTGACCAGCGCCGCTTCGGTGAAGCGCGGCGGCGGCTGGGTGAAATGCTGGTCGGCATGGATGCGGTCCAGCGGGATGCGGTCGCCGGGTTTCATCGGCGGCAGCTTGCGGCCTTCGTCTTCGTCCTCGGCGGCCTTGGTGTCCTTGCCTTCCTCGTAGACGGCCAGGAAGCCGGGATCGATCACGGTGGTGCCGCTGGCGCGGAAGCTGTGCGCGTTGCCGGCGGCGAGGTCGACGCTGACGGTGTTGAGCGTGGCCGGCACCATCTGGCAGGCGACGGCGCGCTTCCAGATCAGTTCGTACAGCTTGCGCTCGTCATCGGTCAGGTAACGCGACACCTGGCTGGGCGTGCGCAGCGCGCTGGTCGGGCGCACGGCTTCGTGCGCTTCCTGCGCGTTCTTGGACTTGGTGACGTAGACGTTGGGCTTGTCGGGCACGGCCTGCGTGCCGAAGTCGCGCGCGATGACGTCGCGGATCTCGGCGACGGCCTCGGCCGACAGGCTGACCGAGTCGGTACGCATGTAGCTGATCAGGCCGACGGTGCCTTCTTCGCCGATGGTCACGCCTTCGTACAGTTTCTGCGCGACCTGCATGGTCTTGCGCGTGGTGAAGCCCAGCTTGCGCGAGGCCTCCTGCTGCAGTGTGGAGGTGGTGAACGGCGGCGAGGGGCGGCGCTTGCGCTCCTTGCTGACCACGTCGGTGACATGCAGCGCGCCCTGCGCGGCCTGCTGGATGCGCAGGCGTGCGGCTTCGGCGGTGTCGCCGTCGGTGACGGTGAACTGTTCGAATTTCTGTCCGTCCAGCTTGGTCAGCTTGGCGGTGAAGGACTGGCGCGGATGCGCGCACTCGGCTTCGATGGACCAGTACTCGCGGGCGATGAAGGCTTCGATCTCCTCCTCGCGCTCGACGATCATGCGCAGCGCCGGCGACTGCACGCGGCCGGCGGACAGGCCGCGCTGCACCTTGCGCCACAGCACCGGCGACAGGTTGAAGCCGACCAGGTAGTCCAGCGCGCGGCGCGCCTGCTGGGCATCGACCAGGTCGCCCGCGATCTGCCGCGGGTGGTTCATGGCTTCCTTGATGGCGCGCGGGGTGATCTCGGTGAACACCACGCGGTGCAGCGGCTTGTCCTTCAGCAGGCCGCGTTCCTTCAGGATCTCGGCGATGTGCCAGCTGATGGCTTCCCCTTCGCGGTCCGGGTCGGTGGCCAGGAAGATGTCGTCGGCGGTCTTGGCGGCCTTGGCGATGGCGTCGACGTGCTTCTCGTTCTTGTCGATCAGTGCGTAGGACATGGCGAAGCCCTGGTCCGGGTCCACCGCCCCTTCCTTCGGCACCAGGTCACGCACGTGACCGTAGGACGCCAGGACGGTGAAGTCCTTGCCGAGGTATTTGTTGATCGTCTTGGCCTTGGCCGGCGATTCAACGATGAGCAGGTGCTTGGGCATGTCAGGGGTTCAGGGGGAGTCGGGGGGGGGGCCGTCCGGGGCCGGCAAGGGTGGCGCAAATGCGGCCGCCAGAGAAGCCGACGCCCGGGGTGGGGACCCCGGGCGTTCAGTTTTCCTATTTATAGTGGAATCACGCCCGGGGGCCGGCTGTCAAGCGGCCGACCCTGCCGTTGGGCGGTTTCTGCCGGGGCAGTGCCCGTTTCCGGCGCCCGCCTCAGCGGGCCATGGAGGCCAGGCCGATGGCGGCGAAGATGCCGATGGCGATGCCCAGCAGCAACAGCACGCCGAACAGCGCCAGGACCACGACGGTGGCGGTGCCCAGTTCTTCGCGCTGCCGCTCCGGCTGGCGGGTGAACGCCCACTTGTCCACCACCAGGGTGTCGCACATCAGGTCATGCAGGCCCTGCTTGCGCTCGGTGAAGGCGGCCATGATCAGGCCGATGCACAGGATGAACCCGCTCAGCAGGTAAGCCCAGTAGCGGCCGAAACCGCGCAGGAAGCTGATCTTCTCGCCATCGGTGCGCACCACCTTGATGCCGATGGCCAGCTTGCCCGGCGTGGCCATCAGGCCCGCACTGGAGTGGAACCACGCGAACACCAGGGCAGTGAGGACGTAGGACGCAATCGTTTCGCCAGGGTTGAAGGGGTCCTGCAGGCCACCGAAGCCACCGCCGAACAGCCCGCCGAAGATCGCCAGGATGATGGCGATCGGAATGCCGATGACGAAGCCGTCGATGATGCTGGCGGCCACGCGTTTCCAGAAGCCCGCGTAGACCACGTATCCGTCGGTCACCGGCTGCGCGGAGGCATACACCTCCGCACTCGGCGCGGCGTAGGGCGAGGCGGGTTCGCCCAGCGGGCGTGCCGGGCTGTAGGTCGCCTGCGCAGTCGCGGCCGCGGCCACGGCCTCCGCCTGGCTGGCGTGCGCCGGCGCATGCTGGGCGTAGCTGGGCTCGCGCGCGGTGAACACGGCGCGGCCGGTCAGCGGGCGGTCTTCCTCGGGTTCCGCCTGCGGGATGATCGAGGGCGGCGCCGGCGTGGCGGCGGCGGGCTGGAGGTGCAGTTCCGCCGCCATGTCGCGCAGGGACTGCCACTGGCCCATGCCTTCGCGCCACACCAGCGAGGCCCAGGTGAGCACCCCGGTATGGAACTGCTGCGTCAGGGCTTCCGCGGTCACGGGCCCCTGGCGCTGCTGCTGCGGATCAACGTAGTACCACTGCGTCATGTCGGGCCTCCTTGGCCGGTCAGTTCTGGGTAGCGAGGGGAATGAGGATGGCCGCCAGCACGGCAATGAAGGCCAGTCCGTAGATGACGCCGGCGATGGCCAGGATCACCTTGGTCACGGTGCCCAGGCCGCGTTCCTGCCAGTCGGGATGGGCGGTATACGCCCAGCGGTCGACCACCAGCGTGGCGGCGACTTTGTCGTGCAGGCCCTGCTTGCGCTCGGTGAAGGCGACGATCAGGTAGCCGATGTAGAGCGTCAGGTAGTTCAGCGCCACGGCCAGCCAGCGGCCCAGCGCGCGGCCCAGGGTGAGCCGCCGCCCGTCGATGTCGGTGACCTTGATGCCCACCGCCATCTTGCCCAGCGTGGCCTGCTTGCTGGAGGACTCGAAGCCGGCGTAGTACGCCGCGCTGATCAGGGGATACGTCAGGTAGATCATCCCCATGATGCCGAACATGGCGGCCATCCCGCCGGCGCTGTCCGCGTCGCGCATCAACACGCTGCCACCGATGCCCAGCACCACGACGCCGACGATCATCACCAGATACCACGCGAAGGTGACCACCATCGAGTCGATGAACAACGCGGCCGCCCGTCGCCAGAAACCCGCCAGCACCACGTCCGTGCCGTCGACGTACTGCTGTTCGGAGGCGATCTGCGCGGCCGGCGGGGCATAAGGCGTATCGCCACTCTCGGCGGCGGTCGGTAGCGCGGGCGCGGTGGCGGGCGGCGGCTGCAGCGGCATGTCGAGTTCGCCGGCCACGGTACGGAGCGGCTGCCATTCGCCCAGGCCATCGCGCCACACCAGCGTTTCCAGGCCGATCCGGCCGTGCTGGAAATGGCTGGCGAGTTCTTCACCCGTCCACGGGCCCTGCCGTTGCCGGGAGGCATCGGCGTAGTACCAGTCCGTCATGTCGTTCCCCGAGAGCTGCGCGGCATGCGTCGCCGCGCGGACGTGAATCAGCCGCGGCAGTTCTGCGGCAGCAGTCGATCATCGATTTCGGACGTGCAGGTCCAGGCCGTGTCGGCCGTGTCCAGTTCGAACCAGATCTTCTTGCCGTCCAGCCGTGTGTCGCCGGTATTGCCCATCTCCAGCTCGAAGCCACAGGTACCGTCATCGAACTGGCCGATGCTCGCCCGGGTGACATAGGTGCTGGCGTAGCTTTCCGGTTCGCCCAGACCGCCTTCGCCGTTGCGCGGGCACTTGCCTTCGCCCAGGTACTGCTCGGTGACCACGCTCTTCAGCATGGCGCCGTTGGCGATTGCATCCGCGGTCTTCGCTCGCAAGGTGTAATCGTTGTAGGCGGGCAGCGCGATGGCGGCCAGGATGCCGACCACGCCGATGCACGGCACCACGATCACGGCGGCGACGATCAGCGCGATCTTGCCACCCGACATGCCCTGGCGCGGTGGGGCGGCATGAACGCCGCCAGTGGCGCGGGGCGCCATCGGCGCCCGCACGGAAGACGCCGCCTGGAGCGGCGGCGGTGGCGGCGGAACCGCGGCGTCGGCTGTCACCGACGCGGTGGCCAGCAGCCCGAGCTCCTCGGCGAAATCGCCCAGGCGCTGCCATTGCGCCATCCCTTCGCGCCAGACCAGGGTTTCCAGTCCGACGCGCCCGACACGATAGTGAGTCCCCAATTCCTCAGCCGAGACCGGACCGTGCTGCTGACGGTCCCGGTCGGCATAAAACCAATCCGACATGCTTCCCCCTGAAGCGGATCAACGCCTCAGTGTACCGGCTCCGGCTCGTCGGCAAACATCTGGGTTTCCATCCATGCATACGCAGCTTCGGAGCCCGGCTGGTTGAACAGCACCATCAGCACGACCCACTTCAGGTCGTCCAGGTCCAGTTCGTCCTGGTCCAGCGCCATGGCGCGATCCAGCACCAGTTCGCGCTGGTTGGCGTCCAGCACGCCGTGCTGTTCAAGGAACAGCAGGAAGCCCCGGCATTCGACATCGAGTTTTTCCAGCTCCGGGCCATGGAAGACACGGGTGGGGCCGCCCACGCGGGGCTGCGACGCGGCAGGCCGTTGGTCGGCCAGGGCATCGAGCCAGTCGAAGGCTTTGCTGATCTCGGCGGGGCTGAAGCCGGCCTGGATCAGGCCGTTCTGGAGAGAGTCGCGGTCGCGGACCGGGTCCGCGTCTTCGGTGAAATAGTGTTCGAACAGGTACAGCAGTACATCCAGGATGCTCTCTTTCATTGCCCCTCGGCCTGCGTCAACGACGCTGTGGAGGTGAAGAAACCGGTCTTTCTGAGGTATCGGCCGTGTTCGACCGTTACTAAACCATCCAGTTCCATGACCAGCAGCATGGAGGACAGTTCGGCAGCCGTCAATCCAGTGCGTGCAACCAACTGATCCATACCTGTTGGGTCGTGGCCCAGTGCTTGCCACAACTGCTGGTAGTCGGGGTCCAGGCTGGGGAGTGTCGCGGAGGCGCTGGAGATTGCCGCGGATTCAGTTTCGCCGAGCCGTTCGCGCAGCGCCGACGCCAGTTCGTGGGCCAGTGGCGCGATGGCCGCGATCACCTCCTGGGCGCTTTCCACCAGGCCGGCCCCCTCGCGGATCAGGCGATGGCAGCCGCGCGCCATGGGGTTGTGGATGGAGCCGGGCACGGCGAACACCTCGCGCCCCGCTTCCCCGGCCTGCCGCGCGGTGATGAGGGCACCGGAGCGCTCCGCCGCCTCGATCACCAGGGTGCCCAGGGTCAGCCCGGCCAGGATCCGGTTGCGGCTAGGAAAGTGCGAACGGATCGCCAGGGTGCCCGGGGCATGTTCGCTGACGATGGCGCCCTGGGCCGCGACACGGTCGCGCAGGTCGGCATGCGAAGGCGGATAGGCCACGTCGGGGCCGGTGCCGACGACGGCCACCGTGATGCCGCCGGCAACCCCGAGCGCGGCTTCGTGGGCGATGGCATCGATGCCGGCGGCCAGTCCGCTGACCACCGCGATGCCGGTGCTGGCCAGCGCGCGCGAAAACGCATGCGCATTGTCGCGACCGCCGGCGGTCGGCGAGCGGCTGCCCACGACCGCCACGGACGGGTGCCACAGCAGGCTGGGGTCGCCCTCGACGAACAGCGCCAGGGGCGGGCTGGCGATCCGTCGCAGGTGGGCCGGGTAGTCCGGGTCATGCCAGCCGATCAGGTGGTGCTGTGCCGCCTGCAGCCAGGAGAGCGTGCGCTGCAGGATCGCCGGGTCCGGGTCGCGCATCGCCTTGATCTGCGCATCGCCCAGGCCTGCCGCGCGCCAGGTGCTGGCGCCGGCGGCGAGCACGGCGGTGGGGGTGCCCAGTTGATCCAGCAACTGGCGCCGGGGCAGCACGGGGCCGCCGGCCAGGGTCAGGCGGGCCAGCGCGGTCGGTTCGTCGAGGGGCATGGGCACAGCCTAGGGTGGAAACGACGACGGCGCCCTAGGGCGCCGTCGTGGCAGAACGTAGGAAAAGCCTGACGTCAGTAGGTGGCGTCGGGGTGCTTCAGTTCGTATCCCACGCGGGTGGCTTCCACGCCTTCCATCACCAGCGCGTAGCTGACCTTGTCGAAGGTGCGGAACACCATGACGTGGCTGGCGTACTCATCCGGCAGGCTGACGCGGCCGGCGCCGGTCTTCGGCGACTCGCTGACGCGCGAGGATTCCGGATACGCCATGCGGTTGGCGGTGTGGCTGCCGTTGCGCCACACCGAGAACACGGTGCCGTTGTCGATGCCGTCCAGACGGCCGGCGGAGATCGCGATCACGTCGCGCGAGCCACCCGACGTCAGTGCATCGGCGACGGCCAGCACGCGCAGCTTGCCTTCCGCTGCCTGCGTGGCGGGCGGGTGCGGGAAGAAGTGCAGGTCGTACGGCTGTGCGTCCACCGGGATCAGGCGGTCGCCCACGCGGACTTCCTTGCCGCCGATGTCCGCCACCAGGGTGCTGACTTCGGTGCCCGGCACCACGCCACGGGTAAAGGTGGCGACGTTGACCGTGGCCAGTTCATAGCCGAGGAATTCACCCTTGCCGGTCTGCTCGGTGACTTCCTTCCACTGGTCGATTTCGCCACGGATGGTCTTGCCACGGAAGTCCAGGTCCTGCGCGCGCGGATTGTCGGTGAACCGGGCGGTGGGCCGGACGACCAGATAGCGCTGGCCGGGCTGTCCACCGTCCAGGCCGCGAACGTAGATGTTGTGGCCGCCGGAACCGCGCAGGCGGTCCTCATCCAGGCCCGCCACGTGCGGCAGTTCCTCGAAGCTGTCCACCACGCGGCGGTCCTTCAGGAACGGCTCGATGTCGCCCAGCGGAATGGCGTTGAGCGGCGCTTCCTCGCGCGGACCCGGCTGCACCGCGACGCGGTCCAGGTAGGCCAGGCTGATGACGTCGCCCGGATAGATCAGGTGCGGATTCTTGATCTGCGGATTGGCCTGCCAGATCTCCGGCCACAGCCACGGCTTCTTCAGGAAGCGCGCGGAAATGTCCCACAGGGTGTCCCCCCGCTTGACCACATAGGTGTCGGGATGGCTTTCCGCCATCTCGGCGGCAGCCGCGTAGGTCCCCATAGTGAGGATCGCGACGGTTAAAACCGTACGAATACTTTTGAACATGGCGGTATCTACCTGATTCCCCGACAGGTGGTCAGCACTATAGTCCAGAAAACCCGACGCAAAGCAAGCGCTCGCGTTAGAATTCGTGAGGCCTTGCCGGATTCCACTGGCGCCCCCATCCCGATATCACCATGGCACTGCTCCCCATCCTCGAATTCCCCGACCCCCGACTGCGGACCAAAGCCGTACCGGTGGACGCCGCCCGCGTGACCACGCCCGAGTTCCAGCGCCTGCTGGATGACATGTTCGACACCATGTACGACGCGCCGGGCATCGGCCTGGCCGCCAGCCAGGTCGACGTGCACCAGCGCTTCATGGTCATCGACATCAGTGAAGAGAAGAACCAGCCGCAGGTTTTCATCAACCCGGAGATCGTCGACAAGGTCGGCGAGCAGGTCTATCAGGAAGGCTGCCTGTCGGTACCCGGCATCTTCGCCGACGTGGCTCGCGCCGATGCGATCACCGTCCGCTTCGTCGACCGCCAGGGCCAACCGCAGGAGTTGCATGCCGATGGCCTGCTGGCGGTCTGCATCCAGCACGAGATGGACCATCTGGAAGGCAAGCTGTTCGTCGACTACCTGTCACCGCTGAAGCGCGAGATGGTGCGCAAGAAGCTGGCCAAGCAGCGTCGCCAGGCCGCTGCCTGAGAGTGCAGCGCTGATCGGGACGGGCGAGGCGGAAGGCGTGAGAAGCGATCCGCGGTAGCCGTCGCGACGCCCGTTTCCCCACTTCCGAGTCCCGGCCCTCCATGAGAATCGTCTTTGCCGGTACGCCGGCCTTCGCCGTCCCCAGCCTGCGCGCGGCCCACGCACGCAACGAAGTGGTGGCCGTCTACACGCAGCCGGACCGCCCGGCGGGGCGCGGTCGCGGGTTGACGGCATCGCCGGTCAAGCTGGAGGCGATCCAGCGTGGTATTCCGGTGCTGCAACCGCTCTCGCTGAAGAAGAAGGCTTCGCAGGATGCCCTGCGCGCACTGGCGCCGGACCTGATGATCGTCGTCGCCTACGGCCTGATCCTGCCGCAGGCCGTGCTGGACATTCCCACCTACGGCTGCTGGAACGTGCATGCGTCGCTGCTGCCGCGCTGGCGTGGCGCCGCGCCGATCCAGCGCGCGATTGAGGCCGGCGACGACGAGACCGGCGTCTGCCTGATGCAGATGGAGGCGGGTCTGGACACCGGGCCGGTGCTGCTGTCGCAACGCACGCCCATCGGGGCGGATGAAACCGGCGGCCAGCTGCATGACCGGCTGGCCGAGCTGGGCGCGCAGGTGCTGCGCGACGGCCTCGGTCTGCTGCGTGCCGGCATCCGGCCTGTCGCACAGCCGCAGCCCGAGCAGGGTGTTGCGTACGCCCACAAGCTGGACAAGGCCGAAGCCAGGCTCGACTGGTCGCTGTCGGCGGAGGCGCTGGCGCGCAAAGTGCGCGCCTTCGAGCCGTGGCCCGTCGCCGAGGCGGTGGTGGCCGGCGAGCGCCTGCGCATCCATGGTGCCGTCGCTGTCGCGCAGTCGCATGCGGGGTCGCCCGGCCAACTGCTCGCCGCCAGTCGCCAGGGACTCGACATCGCTTGTGGTGACGGCGTGCTTCGCCTGCGCGTCGTACAGCGCGAAGGC includes the following:
- a CDS encoding DUF4124 domain-containing protein, encoding MNIRSTLSPWRARSLCLLLAVAGHAAAAEVVFYRCTDAAGSLTVQNMPCPKDQKQEKRTMQGITTVPMSPSPASTPTAAPAASAPRAPAAPAAAATALPTLPARDPDAPRLPPPVVYQCTTHDKDTFVTEDSVPASRCVPLRTVGLDGNPQAGAGQACEVVKDTCARVADGALCDAWKKRRDETEVAFRFSRPENLDKHRAEYERVARIVNESTCGAP
- a CDS encoding DUF4124 domain-containing protein; the protein is MSRLRPHVVLAVSLCLALPAHAAQAPATDAPAAVTIYRCIGADGAVALRDSPCRKGERQEVRSMQRPRDPAPLPAAAVTAAPAPASAPTVKERVVYRSPPRPMYECVTPDGDAYTSDNGDGNPRWVPYWVPAYGYGGWRGGGASVSGTAGIGNGHLSITSGGGPIRVPPTPPLVRPPPPSPVAGVVPAGGAWVRDECHALPQQEVCARLSDRRYEILRRYHSAMPSERDRIDLEQRGIDARMADDCGTR
- a CDS encoding Sua5/YciO/YrdC/YwlC family protein is translated as MPIERTIEEAAEVVRSGGIIAYPTEAVWGLGCDPFDEGAVHRLLAIKQRPVEKGLILIAATLDQLRPLIDVTALPTDRLTEVLASWPGPHTWTMPASSQAPRWITGRHASIAVRVSQHPVVVSLCNAFGGALVSTSANLSGQPAVSSRDALDPVMLERVDAVVAGATGGLSRPTPIRDALTGQALRE
- a CDS encoding DNA topoisomerase I, translating into MPKHLLIVESPAKAKTINKYLGKDFTVLASYGHVRDLVPKEGAVDPDQGFAMSYALIDKNEKHVDAIAKAAKTADDIFLATDPDREGEAISWHIAEILKERGLLKDKPLHRVVFTEITPRAIKEAMNHPRQIAGDLVDAQQARRALDYLVGFNLSPVLWRKVQRGLSAGRVQSPALRMIVEREEEIEAFIAREYWSIEAECAHPRQSFTAKLTKLDGQKFEQFTVTDGDTAEAARLRIQQAAQGALHVTDVVSKERKRRPSPPFTTSTLQQEASRKLGFTTRKTMQVAQKLYEGVTIGEEGTVGLISYMRTDSVSLSAEAVAEIRDVIARDFGTQAVPDKPNVYVTKSKNAQEAHEAVRPTSALRTPSQVSRYLTDDERKLYELIWKRAVACQMVPATLNTVSVDLAAGNAHSFRASGTTVIDPGFLAVYEEGKDTKAAEDEDEGRKLPPMKPGDRIPLDRIHADQHFTQPPPRFTEAALVKALEEYGIGRPSTYASIIQTLQFRKYVEMEGRAFKPSDVGRAVSKFLSGHFTQYVDYDFTAKLEDELDAVSRGEEDWLPLMERFWGPFKELIEEKKESVDRSEATGARELGTDPKSGKPVSVRLGRYGPYAQIGDKDTDEKLEFASLRPGQSMHTITLEDSLELFKLPRKLGLDKEEEVSVGIGRFGPFAKRGSVYASLKKEDDPYTIDLARAVFLIEEKEEIARNRIIKEFDGSDIQVLNGRFGPYISDGKLNGKIPKDREPASLTLEEVQKLLEETGKPVRRGFGAKKAAAKKTAVKKEAAPKKAATKKAAAKKAPAKKAAKKAATKKTAAKKATKKTAAKKTVAAGAGDDAPF
- a CDS encoding RDD family protein yields the protein MTQWYYVDPQQQRQGPVTAEALTQQFHTGVLTWASLVWREGMGQWQSLRDMAAELHLQPAAATPAPPSIIPQAEPEEDRPLTGRAVFTAREPSYAQHAPAHASQAEAVAAAATAQATYSPARPLGEPASPYAAPSAEVYASAQPVTDGYVVYAGFWKRVAASIIDGFVIGIPIAIILAIFGGLFGGGFGGLQDPFNPGETIASYVLTALVFAWFHSSAGLMATPGKLAIGIKVVRTDGEKISFLRGFGRYWAYLLSGFILCIGLIMAAFTERKQGLHDLMCDTLVVDKWAFTRQPERQREELGTATVVVLALFGVLLLLGIAIGIFAAIGLASMAR
- a CDS encoding RDD family protein, which encodes MTDWYYADASRQRQGPWTGEELASHFQHGRIGLETLVWRDGLGEWQPLRTVAGELDMPLQPPPATAPALPTAAESGDTPYAPPAAQIASEQQYVDGTDVVLAGFWRRAAALFIDSMVVTFAWYLVMIVGVVVLGIGGSVLMRDADSAGGMAAMFGIMGMIYLTYPLISAAYYAGFESSSKQATLGKMAVGIKVTDIDGRRLTLGRALGRWLAVALNYLTLYIGYLIVAFTERKQGLHDKVAATLVVDRWAYTAHPDWQERGLGTVTKVILAIAGVIYGLAFIAVLAAILIPLATQN
- a CDS encoding GYF domain-containing protein; translation: MSDWFYADRDRQQHGPVSAEELGTHYRVGRVGLETLVWREGMAQWQRLGDFAEELGLLATASVTADAAVPPPPPPLQAASSVRAPMAPRATGGVHAAPPRQGMSGGKIALIVAAVIVVPCIGVVGILAAIALPAYNDYTLRAKTADAIANGAMLKSVVTEQYLGEGKCPRNGEGGLGEPESYASTYVTRASIGQFDDGTCGFELEMGNTGDTRLDGKKIWFELDTADTAWTCTSEIDDRLLPQNCRG
- a CDS encoding DUF494 family protein, translating into MKESILDVLLYLFEHYFTEDADPVRDRDSLQNGLIQAGFSPAEISKAFDWLDALADQRPAASQPRVGGPTRVFHGPELEKLDVECRGFLLFLEQHGVLDANQRELVLDRAMALDQDELDLDDLKWVVLMVLFNQPGSEAAYAWMETQMFADEPEPVH
- the dprA gene encoding DNA-processing protein DprA; translation: MPLDEPTALARLTLAGGPVLPRRQLLDQLGTPTAVLAAGASTWRAAGLGDAQIKAMRDPDPAILQRTLSWLQAAQHHLIGWHDPDYPAHLRRIASPPLALFVEGDPSLLWHPSVAVVGSRSPTAGGRDNAHAFSRALASTGIAVVSGLAAGIDAIAHEAALGVAGGITVAVVGTGPDVAYPPSHADLRDRVAAQGAIVSEHAPGTLAIRSHFPSRNRILAGLTLGTLVIEAAERSGALITARQAGEAGREVFAVPGSIHNPMARGCHRLIREGAGLVESAQEVIAAIAPLAHELASALRERLGETESAAISSASATLPSLDPDYQQLWQALGHDPTGMDQLVARTGLTAAELSSMLLVMELDGLVTVEHGRYLRKTGFFTSTASLTQAEGQ
- a CDS encoding LysM domain-containing protein, encoding MFKSIRTVLTVAILTMGTYAAAAEMAESHPDTYVVKRGDTLWDISARFLKKPWLWPEIWQANPQIKNPHLIYPGDVISLAYLDRVAVQPGPREEAPLNAIPLGDIEPFLKDRRVVDSFEELPHVAGLDEDRLRGSGGHNIYVRGLDGGQPGQRYLVVRPTARFTDNPRAQDLDFRGKTIRGEIDQWKEVTEQTGKGEFLGYELATVNVATFTRGVVPGTEVSTLVADIGGKEVRVGDRLIPVDAQPYDLHFFPHPPATQAAEGKLRVLAVADALTSGGSRDVIAISAGRLDGIDNGTVFSVWRNGSHTANRMAYPESSRVSESPKTGAGRVSLPDEYASHVMVFRTFDKVSYALVMEGVEATRVGYELKHPDATY